The DNA sequence CCCATCGGCGCGAGCCCCACCGAGCCGTTCCACAGCACGGCTCGCCGGCATTCGTGGGCCGTGCGCACGACCGGCCCGTCGCGGTGCCGCCCGCCGTTGCGGTAGGCCGGCCACACCGGGGTGCGCAGCGCGGTCGCCGTGCCCGCCGCCGCGGAGGCGCTGGTGGTGCGACGACACCCCGCGTGAGCGATCGAGACGACGGCCACCTTTTCACCGCCGCGCAACAGGGGCGGGTCATGCTGTTCCCATGCTCTACACGGTGATGAAACGAGTGGTGGCGCCCACGGCGCGGCTGGTCTACCGGCCGACCGTCGAAGGGCTGGAGAACGTGCCCGCCGACGGTCCGGTGATCCTCGCGCCGAACCACCTGTCGTTCATCGACAGCATCGTCATCCCCATGGTGGTGCCGCGCCGCGTCTCGTTCCTCGCCAAGGCGGAGTACTTCGAGGGCAAGGGCGTCAAGGGAGCCCTGTCGCGCTACTTCTTCGGCTCCCTCGGCCACGTCCCCGTGCGCCGCGGCCTCGGCCGGGCCGCCAGGGCGTCGCTGGACACCGCCAAGGACATCCTGGACGGCGGCGGCGCGTTCGCGATCTACCCGGAGGGCACGCGCTCCCTGGACGGCCGGCTGCACCGCGGCCGCACCGGCGTGGCCCGGATGGCGCTGGAGTCCGGCGCGCCGGTCGTCCCGGTCGGGCTCATCGGCACCGACGAGGTGCAGCCGGTGGACCGCAAGCTGCCCCGCGTCCGCCCCATCACCGTCCGGTTCGGCGAGCCGCTGCGGTTCGACCGGTACGCGGGCATGCACGAGTCGCTGCCGGTGCTGCGCTCGGTCACCGACGAGATCGTCTACCGCATCCTGGAGCTGACCGGGCAGGAGTACGTGGACAGCTACCAGAACTCGGCCACCGCGGCCTGAGGCACGACGAAGGGGGCCACCTCGGCGAGGTGGCCCCCTTCGCGTGCGTTCACTCAGTCGTGGCTGGGACCGGTGTGGTACTCGAACACCAGACCGCCCACGGCGATCAGCACCAGCACCACGGCGATCACCAGCAGCCACACGTGCCAGAACGCGAGCGCCACGCCCGCCGTCGCGGCCGCCGCCGCCAGGCCGATCGGCCAGTAGCTGCCGGGGCTGAAGAAGCCCAGCTCACCGGCGCCGTCGCTGACCTCGGCGTCCGCGTTGTCCTCCGGCCGGACCTCGATGCGCCGGGCGACGAACCGGAAGTAGGTGCCGACGATCAGCGCCAGGCCGCCGGTCAGCGCGAGCGCCACCGTCCCGGTCGGCTCGACATAACCGGTGTCCGCCCACGTCCAGTAGCCGTACACGACGGCCATCAGGAACGAGAACCCCATCACCAAGTCGAAAATGCGGGCTTCGACCTTCATCGCTGCGTCCTCCTACTTCCCACCGTCGGACGCCTCGCGGACAGTCCGGTCGGTGTCGAAGGGCGTGGTCGTCGTGGCGTACGGCGTGCACAGCTCACCGCAGTTCATCTCGGTCAGCGCCTCGGCCGCCGTGTAGGGCTGCCCGGTGTCCGGGTTGGTCTGCTTGCGCAGCTCCATGTACCGGTCGTAGTCGGCCGACTCCAGCGCCCTGACCTCGAAGTTCATCACCGCGTGGTACGTGCCGCACAGCTCGGCGCAGCGACCGACGAACGACCCGGTCCGGTCGATCTGGTCGATCTGGAACGCGTTGTCCTGGTTGTTCTTCTCCGGCTCGGGGAAGACGTCCCGCTTGAAGTGGAACTCCGGCACGAAGAACGAGTGGATGACGTCGGTCGACCGCAGGTTGAAGCGGATCGACTTGCCCTGCGGCACCACCAGCAGCGGGATCTCGCCGGACGTGCCGACGGTGCTCACCGGCAGGTCGGCCGCCTCGGTCTTGTGCTGGGGGTACTGGAACTCCCAGTTCCACTGGAACGCGATCACGTCGACCGTCACGTCGGGCGTCTTGCTCTTGTCCGTGACGTAGTTCTGCGTCACGGCGGTGAAGTAGAACAAGACCGCCACGATGATCGTCGGCACGACCAGCAGCACGAGCTCCAGCGGCAGGTTGTACGCGACCTGGCGGGGCAGCTCCTCGCTCTTCTTGCGGTGGAACGCGACCGACCAGAGGATCAGGCCCCACACGATCACGCCGACCGCGAGAGCCGCGACGACCGACCAAGTCCACAGCTCGCGCATCGCCTCGGCCTGCGGCGTCACGGCCACCGGCCAACCGAAGCGCAGCACCTCTTCCGTGGAGCAACCCGTGGCCCCGACGCCGACCAGGCCGACCAGCCCGCCGACCTTAGCCAGCCGGGCTGCCCTGGTGCCCTCCTTCAGGCCCACTGCTCGCCGCCTCCTCGCGCCACTCAACGTCACCAAGCTCGCAGGCAGGGGTGGAATTCTCCCCATGCCGGATCATGCGGGAGCGTAGCTCAGCGCACGACGCGTCACCCGTCGGGGGCCGCCCCGGTGGAGTGCAGTTTCGGTCACACACCGGCCCCCCGGCATACTGGAGTCTTCTCCACACGACACGAAGGGTGTTTACGGCGTGTGCGGCCTGGTAGGACTGGTTTGCCCTGGCGAGAACGAGGCCCAGCGGGCGCGCTCGGCGGTGGCGGGGGCATTGCGCTGCATGCGCCACCGCGGCCCGGACGAGAGTGGCACCTGGCAGGGCGGTGAGGTCGTCTTCGGCTTCAACCGGCTGTCCATCATCGACATCGAGCACTCGCACCAACCCCTGCACTGGGGTCCGCACGACCAGCAGGGTCGTTACGCGATCCTGTTCAACGGCGAGATCTACAACTACGTGGAGCTGCGCGCGGAGCTGACCAAGCAGTTCGGCGCGGTCTTCGCCACCGACGGCGACACCGAGACCATCGTGGCGGCCTACCACTACTGGGGCCCGGGTGCCGTGGCGCGGCTGCGCGGCATGTTCGCGTTCCTGATCTGGGACAAGGCGCGCCGGGTCGTGTTCGGCGCGCGCGACCCGTTCGGCATCAAGCCCCTGTACTACGCGGCGGGCCCCGGCGGCGTGGCGTTCTCCAGCGAGAAGAAGTCGGTGCTGGAGCTGGCGCCCGCGATCGGCATCCGGCCGGAGGTGGACGAGAAGGCCCTCCAGCACTACCTGATCCTGCAGTACGTGCCGGAGCCCGAGTCGCTGCAGAGCCACATCCACCGCATCGAGTCCGGCACGTCGTTCACCCTCACGCCGGGCGGCAAGCCCGTGGTCGAGCGGTACTTCCCGGCCACGTTCCGGCCGCGGACCGTGCGCGGCGAGGCGGACGAGAACCGGCTGTACGACGAGATCACCGAGGCGTTGCGCGACTCGGTGGCCAAGCACATGCGCGCGGACGTGACGGTCGGCTCGTTCCTGTCCGGCGGCATCGACTCGACCGTGGTCGCGGCGCTGGCCAAGGAGCACAACCCGGATCTGATCACGTTCACCACCGGGTTCGAGCGGCAGGGCTACTCCGAGATCGACGTGGCCGCCGAGTCGGCCGCCGCGATCGGGGTCAAGCACGTGGTCCGGGCGGTGACGGCGCAGGAGATGATGGACGCGCTGCCGCTGATCACCTGGTACCTGGACGACCCGGTGGCGGACCCGGCGCTGGTGCCGCTGTGGTTCATCGCCCGCGAGGCGCGCGAGCACGTGAAGGTCGTGCTGTCCGGCGAGGGCGCGGACGAGCTGTTCGGCGGCTACACGATCTACCGGGAGCCGCTGTCGCTGGCGCCGTTCGAGAAGGTGCCCGGCGCGCTGCGCAAGGCCATGGGCAGGGTGTCGACCAAGATCCCGCAGGGCGTGCGCGGCAAGGACCTGCTGCGCCGGGGCGCGCTCACGCTGGAGGAGCGCTACTACGGCAACGCCCGGATCTTCATGGACGACCAGCTTCGGCAGGTGCTGCGCACGTACGACCCGAACGTGTCGCACAAGGACGTGACCGCGCAGCCGTACCGCGAGTCGGAGGGCTGGGACCCGGTGACGCGGATGCAGCACGTGGACCTGTTCACGTGGCTGCGCGGCGACATCCTGGTCAAGGCCGACAAGATGACGATGGCGAACTCGCTGGAGCTGCGGGTGCCGTTCCTGGACCCCGAGGTGTTCCGGATCGCGTCGCAGGTGCCGTCGGAGCTGAAGCTGACCAAGGAGACGACGAAGCACGCGTTGCGGCGGGCGATCCGCGACATCGTGCCCGCGCACGTGCTGAACCGGCGCAAGCTGGGCTTCCCGGTGCCGATCCGGCACTGGCTGAAGGACGAGATGCACGACTGGGCGGTGGACACCGTGCGCCAGTCGCAGACCGACCGGTACATCGACAAGAGCGCGGTGCTGCGGGTCATCGAGGAGCACCGGTCGGGCGTGGCGGACAACAGCCGCCGGATCTGGGCGCTGCTGGTGTTCATGATCTGGCACGGGATCTTCGTGGAGGGCCGGATCCGACCGGTCGTGCCCGAGCCGCACTACCCCGTGAAGCTCTAGCCCTCCCGGTGGAGGCCCCCGGCGCGCACGTGCCGGGGGCCTTCGCGTCTCACCCGGCCCTGCCCACCGGTTCGGCCCGCACCGGTTCGACCTGGCACGCCCCGTCGGACTTCTCGGCCATGATGCGGGTGACGTCGACCACCAGCCTGCCCAGGTGCTCCTTGCTGCGGCTCAGCTGCTCGATGCGGGTGTCGATGGACGCCAGCTCGTCGTTGAGCATGCGCAGCAGGGGCACGCAGCCCGCTTCGTCCTCGGGCAGCTCGACGTCCTGGCCGAACGCGTGCGCGAGCACGAGCCGGACCAGGCGCACGTTCAGGCCGGAGCCGATGAGGCAGCGGACGCTGCGGACGCGTTCCACGTCGGACTCGTCGTAGACGCGGTAGCGGGATTCCGTGCGCTGGGGCGTCAGCAGTCCCTGCTGGTCGTAGTAGCGCAGCATGCGCACCGTGGCGCCGGTCTTCTCCGCGAGCTCACCGATCAGCACCTATTCCCACCCCTGTCGAAAAGAGGGCTCGATCACGCAACCTTGACCCTGACGTCAGTGTCACACTTTAGCGTCGTCGTCGTGATCGCCTTCATCCTGATGCTCAGCGCATTCGCCGTGGGGACATCCGAGTTCATCATCGTCGGCGTGCTGCCCGAGGTCGCCGCCGACCTCGGTGTGGACGTGCCGACCGCAGGCCTGCTGGTGACCGCGTACGCCGTGTCGGTCGCACTGGGCGGTCCCGTGCTCACCGTGTTGACGGGGCGCATCGCGCGCCGCACGCTCCTGATCTCCGTCATGGCACTGGCCCTGGTGGCCTCCCTGGGCAGCGCCCTGGCCCACGACTACACCCTGCTCATGACGGCGCGCGTGGTGGCCGCGCTCGCGCAAGGGCTGTTCTTCGCGGTGGCGTCCCAGGTCGCCATCGCCGCCGTGCCGCCGGAGAAGCAGACAGCGGCCATCGCCAAGGTCGTCAACGGTGTCGCGCTGTCGACCATCCTGGGCATCCCGCTGGGCACGCTGATCGGCCAGAACTACGGCTGGCGGGCGTCGTTCGTGCTGGTCAGCGCGTTGACCGCGATCGGGCTGGTCGGGGTCGTGCTGGGCACGCCGAAGATCGCGCACGAGCCGGACCCCGGCGTGCGGGCCGGCCTGT is a window from the Saccharothrix saharensis genome containing:
- a CDS encoding cytochrome c oxidase subunit 4 produces the protein MKVEARIFDLVMGFSFLMAVVYGYWTWADTGYVEPTGTVALALTGGLALIVGTYFRFVARRIEVRPEDNADAEVSDGAGELGFFSPGSYWPIGLAAAAATAGVALAFWHVWLLVIAVVLVLIAVGGLVFEYHTGPSHD
- the asnB gene encoding asparagine synthase (glutamine-hydrolyzing) encodes the protein MCGLVGLVCPGENEAQRARSAVAGALRCMRHRGPDESGTWQGGEVVFGFNRLSIIDIEHSHQPLHWGPHDQQGRYAILFNGEIYNYVELRAELTKQFGAVFATDGDTETIVAAYHYWGPGAVARLRGMFAFLIWDKARRVVFGARDPFGIKPLYYAAGPGGVAFSSEKKSVLELAPAIGIRPEVDEKALQHYLILQYVPEPESLQSHIHRIESGTSFTLTPGGKPVVERYFPATFRPRTVRGEADENRLYDEITEALRDSVAKHMRADVTVGSFLSGGIDSTVVAALAKEHNPDLITFTTGFERQGYSEIDVAAESAAAIGVKHVVRAVTAQEMMDALPLITWYLDDPVADPALVPLWFIAREAREHVKVVLSGEGADELFGGYTIYREPLSLAPFEKVPGALRKAMGRVSTKIPQGVRGKDLLRRGALTLEERYYGNARIFMDDQLRQVLRTYDPNVSHKDVTAQPYRESEGWDPVTRMQHVDLFTWLRGDILVKADKMTMANSLELRVPFLDPEVFRIASQVPSELKLTKETTKHALRRAIRDIVPAHVLNRRKLGFPVPIRHWLKDEMHDWAVDTVRQSQTDRYIDKSAVLRVIEEHRSGVADNSRRIWALLVFMIWHGIFVEGRIRPVVPEPHYPVKL
- the coxB gene encoding cytochrome c oxidase subunit II, with product MGLKEGTRAARLAKVGGLVGLVGVGATGCSTEEVLRFGWPVAVTPQAEAMRELWTWSVVAALAVGVIVWGLILWSVAFHRKKSEELPRQVAYNLPLELVLLVVPTIIVAVLFYFTAVTQNYVTDKSKTPDVTVDVIAFQWNWEFQYPQHKTEAADLPVSTVGTSGEIPLLVVPQGKSIRFNLRSTDVIHSFFVPEFHFKRDVFPEPEKNNQDNAFQIDQIDRTGSFVGRCAELCGTYHAVMNFEVRALESADYDRYMELRKQTNPDTGQPYTAAEALTEMNCGELCTPYATTTTPFDTDRTVREASDGGK
- a CDS encoding MerR family transcriptional regulator is translated as MLIGELAEKTGATVRMLRYYDQQGLLTPQRTESRYRVYDESDVERVRSVRCLIGSGLNVRLVRLVLAHAFGQDVELPEDEAGCVPLLRMLNDELASIDTRIEQLSRSKEHLGRLVVDVTRIMAEKSDGACQVEPVRAEPVGRAG
- a CDS encoding lysophospholipid acyltransferase family protein yields the protein MLYTVMKRVVAPTARLVYRPTVEGLENVPADGPVILAPNHLSFIDSIVIPMVVPRRVSFLAKAEYFEGKGVKGALSRYFFGSLGHVPVRRGLGRAARASLDTAKDILDGGGAFAIYPEGTRSLDGRLHRGRTGVARMALESGAPVVPVGLIGTDEVQPVDRKLPRVRPITVRFGEPLRFDRYAGMHESLPVLRSVTDEIVYRILELTGQEYVDSYQNSATAA